ATATTAACCGACAAGTATTAAAATAAAATAGCAATGAACGGGGTGTGGGGGGTAGGGTGTGGGGAACCCCATGATTAAATCACAACCTTTGATTTTTTCTAATTACACGGTTTCCAACTATGATAAACGGTCTTGAAAATAAAGGCGATATAAATTACAAAGACATTTAACTTCATTTCCTTGAAATTCAATTAATCCCAAACTCCGTAATTTAAAGGCTTGTGCAGAATCTATTTTACAGGACTTACGCAAAACAGAACGGAAGTAGGGGTAATTCATGAATTACCCCTACGCAAGAATCAGGTTTTGAGTTCAATTTTGCGTAAGTCCTATTTTAATAGGAACATCACTGTTAAAAACCTAATACTAGAGGAGTTTCAATAGCTGGTAAAATATATTTTTTTAAATAATTAGTGCAGTTGCTTTGACTACTTAAACGGGGACTCCAATATTGATCTATTTGTTTTTCTAGACCTAATTCTAAACTCAGAACTGTACAGAAACTCTGTAAAAAATTATTGAGATTAGTGAGATTTTCTTGACTCCATAAATTAATAGAAACTGTCCGATACCCTTGTTTTTTAT
This Anabaena sphaerica FACHB-251 DNA region includes the following protein-coding sequences:
- a CDS encoding AAA-like domain-containing protein; this encodes MNYPYFRSVLRKSCKIDSAQAFKLRSLGLIEFQGNEVKCLCNLYRLYFQDRLS